A single genomic interval of Lewinellaceae bacterium harbors:
- a CDS encoding SusF/SusE family outer membrane protein, whose product MLVIDGYSQTNSIGIIGSATPGGWNTDTDLIPDQDDPNRWSLILKLTPGDCAFRMNHSWVANWSSGSFPSGKGTQDGPNIPIKKGGKYRITFNSDTGDYSFVPYSDIGIYGYATPGGFDYDMDMYQETSDTNQYSLSIQLTDGEVIFRANDAWVLTWGNVDFPTGVGIANGPFIPVPKGKYLVHFNKSTGEYFFEKDNSFNSIGIIGDATAGVWDVETDLKQDEVNADLWTARVMLEVGELKFRGNHDWIFNWGGNSFPNGIAIRDGYDIQVLSAGEYEVSFNTKTLEYNFEKIIHYRGISILFTTPSGDSTMITAMTRDPDDASIWRLRIDLSDGFLVFNADTNLIFFWGGVSFPSGIATHELDPIPVPAGRYNITFNSTTAEYNLDLVKVFGTVGIIGTATSIGTWDEDVKMTRDSLDNYFWYINSIQLKDGEVKFRADDDWSNYWGNVSFPTGIGSRNGRSVPVTAGNYRVTLNTETGEYKFESNTSAVHQLKLDPEVVRISPNPAREGINISLTSDELNEDVQITLFNPLGARVKTFNLHVDGTTRLDVSDLPAGNYLMYISNGKYAISKKVILIR is encoded by the coding sequence TTGCTGGTAATCGATGGTTATTCCCAAACCAACTCGATCGGGATCATCGGCTCTGCCACACCTGGCGGCTGGAATACAGATACGGATTTGATCCCGGATCAGGATGATCCAAACAGGTGGTCCCTCATCCTGAAATTGACCCCTGGAGATTGCGCCTTCCGGATGAACCACAGCTGGGTTGCCAACTGGAGTTCAGGAAGTTTTCCGTCCGGAAAGGGTACTCAGGACGGTCCGAATATCCCGATAAAGAAAGGTGGAAAATACCGCATCACCTTCAACTCTGACACTGGTGATTATTCATTTGTACCATACTCCGACATTGGTATTTATGGCTATGCCACTCCTGGTGGCTTTGATTACGACATGGATATGTACCAGGAAACGAGCGATACCAATCAATACAGTCTATCCATTCAACTGACCGATGGTGAAGTCATATTCCGGGCAAATGATGCCTGGGTATTAACCTGGGGCAATGTGGATTTTCCAACCGGAGTTGGTATTGCGAATGGGCCTTTTATTCCGGTTCCAAAAGGGAAGTACCTGGTTCATTTTAATAAATCGACTGGTGAATACTTCTTTGAGAAGGATAACTCATTTAATTCTATCGGCATCATTGGAGATGCTACTGCGGGAGTCTGGGATGTTGAAACCGATCTTAAACAGGATGAGGTAAACGCAGACTTGTGGACAGCCAGAGTAATGCTAGAGGTCGGCGAGCTAAAATTCAGAGGTAATCATGACTGGATTTTCAATTGGGGTGGGAATTCATTTCCAAACGGCATAGCTATCCGGGACGGCTATGACATTCAAGTCCTGTCTGCCGGTGAATATGAGGTCTCTTTCAACACTAAAACACTCGAATATAACTTTGAGAAAATCATTCATTACCGCGGTATCAGTATCTTATTTACTACGCCGTCAGGTGATTCCACTATGATAACAGCTATGACACGCGATCCGGACGATGCATCCATTTGGAGATTACGGATTGATTTATCCGATGGGTTTTTAGTATTTAATGCAGATACGAACCTGATTTTCTTTTGGGGTGGGGTAAGCTTTCCATCCGGTATTGCCACCCACGAATTAGATCCAATTCCTGTTCCTGCGGGTAGGTACAATATTACCTTCAATTCAACGACCGCGGAGTATAATTTAGATTTGGTGAAAGTTTTTGGTACAGTTGGAATCATTGGGACAGCAACCTCTATTGGTACCTGGGATGAGGATGTGAAAATGACCAGGGATTCTTTGGACAACTATTTCTGGTACATCAATTCGATACAGCTTAAAGATGGTGAAGTCAAGTTTCGGGCGGATGATGACTGGTCAAATTACTGGGGCAATGTTAGTTTCCCGACCGGAATTGGCAGCCGGAATGGCCGCAGTGTTCCGGTAACTGCGGGAAATTACAGAGTTACTTTAAATACTGAAACGGGTGAATACAAGTTTGAGTCGAACACAAGTGCAGTACATCAATTGAAGTTGGATCCGGAGGTGGTCCGTATTTCTCCAAACCCGGCCAGGGAAGGAATTAATATTTCGCTCACGTCCGATGAACTAAACGAAGATGTGCAGATCACTCTATTTAATCCATTGGGTGCCCGGGTGAAAACATTCAACCTGCATGTGGACGGCACAACCAGGCTCGATGTTTCCGATTTACCAGCCGGCAATTATCTGATGTATATTTCAAATGGAAAATATGCGATAAGTAAAAAGGTTATTCTGATCAGGTAA
- a CDS encoding response regulator encodes MQRVSFFFLTLFTLLSSGYASPSVIIRNVLRIYPLDSNGEWLVDSSASMQLDDVRAKTFNSEINSINRVPPQGALWLKTNLIAEDQITDWLLLLKNPSLESSSNRSIYAAEFCYMDAFFIHQDGKIESKKDGYFVPRRERAYYDQPLANAVPFSVEKEDTLTIYVRVFNPLDGIKTISWELRPQTLGIPKDKTGLANLMTFCMGVTSILGLLCFFFFLADKDYANLYFSIFCYLLMFHYSIIHTELPFVKWFVPERPWLAEYAWYLMTNLLSVFFVLFVRSFVNLREHSKRWDQIAIFVLASSLFCLTLSLLNHDLSWQLSLEWLNGLVFACTLILVIRIAFLPGYLSKIVAFGSIWMLVFGILGILSNMGYFGKFLPWPIGQLGMMVIYTFGLAYKLQLNERSKAEAHKVLELDAIKSRFFANISHEFRTPLTLILGPLKKAQEQVPASELAEIEESSKVDIKVPAKHIGFMRRNAERLQQLIDQLLDLAKLENGSMSLQLSKGDVVPFLRALVYSFESLAEMRQIHFQTEFPAGGALHYFDRDKLEKIVTNLLSNAFKFTPTLGKVFVRAQLEKGRLKVTIEDSGNGIPPEELEKIFERFYQVEGTEDQGTGIGLALVKELVQIHHGQISVESAQGKGTIFKISIPVDQNFYRKEEIDQAQPFSSAIIRDANPNTQTETDSTLSASPKNQGLPLMLIVEDNPDLRRFIAETLQNDFSIATAENGRSGLNMALELTPDIVLSDVMMPEMDGFIFCETLKKNERTSHIPVILLTAKAGQEHKMAGLETGADVYMTKPFDEAELRIQARNLVDQRQRLRKRYEALGEFQRMIHMGPASVAVTSADQRFLEKVSKAIENNIDNEFFSVEDLAGIVFFSRSQLHRKLKSITGKSPNELIREYRLTRAKDLLEQGHGNVTEVAMSVGYSSLSYFSRSFKDAFGVMPSEL; translated from the coding sequence TTGCAACGCGTTTCATTCTTTTTTTTGACACTTTTTACCTTGCTTTCCTCTGGATATGCCAGCCCATCGGTAATCATTAGAAATGTACTGCGGATCTATCCTCTCGACTCCAACGGTGAATGGTTGGTTGACAGTAGTGCAAGCATGCAGCTGGATGATGTCAGGGCTAAAACATTTAACTCGGAAATAAACAGCATCAACCGTGTACCACCGCAAGGAGCTCTTTGGTTAAAGACAAATTTGATTGCTGAAGATCAAATTACCGATTGGCTCCTGCTCCTGAAAAATCCATCCCTGGAGTCATCATCCAACCGGTCCATTTATGCAGCTGAATTTTGCTACATGGATGCCTTTTTCATTCACCAGGATGGTAAGATTGAAAGTAAAAAGGATGGATACTTTGTACCTCGACGAGAGCGTGCTTATTACGACCAGCCTTTGGCAAATGCAGTTCCTTTTTCTGTTGAGAAAGAAGACACGTTAACCATTTATGTGCGTGTATTTAATCCCCTCGATGGAATAAAAACCATATCGTGGGAGCTCCGCCCACAGACCTTAGGGATACCAAAAGATAAAACAGGGCTTGCCAATCTCATGACGTTTTGCATGGGCGTCACTAGCATTTTAGGTTTATTATGTTTTTTCTTTTTTCTCGCCGACAAAGATTACGCAAATCTGTATTTCAGTATTTTTTGCTATCTGCTCATGTTTCACTATAGCATTATTCATACGGAATTACCTTTTGTAAAATGGTTTGTTCCGGAGCGACCATGGTTAGCAGAATATGCCTGGTATCTAATGACCAACCTTCTTTCTGTGTTTTTTGTTTTGTTTGTCAGGTCATTTGTCAATCTGAGGGAACACTCAAAACGGTGGGACCAGATAGCCATTTTTGTTCTCGCAAGTAGTTTGTTTTGTTTGACGCTTTCACTACTCAATCATGACCTCTCCTGGCAATTAAGTTTAGAGTGGTTAAATGGGCTGGTATTCGCATGCACACTTATTTTGGTGATCAGAATTGCTTTTTTACCTGGATACCTATCAAAAATTGTCGCCTTCGGTTCCATTTGGATGTTGGTATTTGGTATTCTGGGTATCCTCTCAAATATGGGCTATTTTGGAAAGTTTTTACCCTGGCCTATTGGTCAATTGGGAATGATGGTCATCTATACCTTTGGTTTAGCCTATAAATTACAACTCAACGAACGCTCTAAAGCAGAAGCGCATAAAGTCCTTGAGCTCGATGCCATAAAGAGCCGTTTCTTTGCTAATATTTCTCATGAATTCCGGACACCATTAACGTTGATTTTGGGGCCTTTGAAGAAAGCACAGGAACAAGTTCCTGCAAGTGAATTAGCTGAAATCGAAGAAAGCTCTAAAGTCGATATCAAGGTACCAGCTAAGCATATAGGCTTCATGCGACGTAATGCAGAACGGCTGCAACAACTAATCGATCAGTTGCTTGATTTGGCGAAGCTGGAAAATGGGAGTATGTCCCTCCAATTATCCAAAGGTGATGTGGTTCCTTTCTTGCGGGCACTCGTTTACAGTTTTGAAAGCCTGGCAGAGATGCGCCAGATACACTTTCAAACCGAATTTCCTGCGGGCGGTGCACTTCATTATTTTGACCGGGACAAATTGGAAAAGATCGTAACCAATTTGCTTTCGAATGCATTCAAATTTACGCCAACCCTGGGAAAGGTCTTCGTTCGTGCCCAACTGGAAAAAGGTCGGCTAAAAGTAACCATAGAGGACAGTGGTAACGGTATTCCACCGGAGGAACTGGAAAAAATATTTGAACGGTTTTACCAGGTGGAGGGTACCGAGGATCAAGGTACTGGCATTGGATTAGCTTTGGTAAAGGAACTTGTTCAGATACATCATGGACAGATTAGTGTCGAGAGCGCTCAAGGAAAAGGAACGATCTTTAAAATAAGTATTCCGGTGGATCAAAATTTCTATCGGAAAGAAGAAATTGATCAAGCCCAGCCATTTTCCTCAGCGATCATTCGTGACGCTAATCCTAATACACAAACCGAAACCGATTCGACGCTGTCTGCATCCCCGAAAAATCAAGGATTGCCCCTCATGTTGATTGTAGAAGACAATCCTGATTTACGTCGTTTTATTGCAGAGACATTGCAAAATGATTTTTCGATTGCAACAGCAGAAAATGGCCGATCCGGTCTTAATATGGCTTTAGAGCTTACCCCCGATATTGTTCTTAGCGACGTGATGATGCCTGAAATGGATGGATTTATTTTCTGTGAGACATTGAAAAAGAACGAACGGACCAGCCATATTCCGGTGATTCTTTTGACAGCCAAAGCCGGTCAAGAACACAAAATGGCTGGACTTGAAACTGGGGCTGATGTCTACATGACGAAACCATTTGATGAGGCTGAATTACGCATCCAAGCCCGTAACCTGGTGGATCAGCGTCAGCGATTGCGGAAACGATATGAAGCCCTGGGTGAGTTTCAACGAATGATCCATATGGGTCCTGCTTCGGTTGCAGTAACTTCAGCCGACCAGCGCTTCTTAGAGAAAGTATCTAAAGCCATTGAGAATAACATAGACAATGAATTTTTTTCAGTCGAGGACCTCGCAGGAATCGTCTTCTTTAGCCGTAGTCAATTACACCGCAAGCTGAAATCAATTACTGGGAAAAGCCCAAATGAACTCATCCGGGAATACCGCCTTACACGCGCAAAAGATCTCTTGGAACAAGGCCATGGTAATGTGACCGAGGTAGCCATGAGTGTTGGATACAGCAGCCTGTCCTATTTTTCGAGAAGCTTTAAAGATGCTTTTGGCGTGATGCCCAGTGAGTTGTAA
- a CDS encoding PQQ-binding-like beta-propeller repeat protein, with amino-acid sequence MKYLHLFILIAFISSCASSDDDKPQTGLQDANAGIFSQIQVQNGQQLFNLHCVACHGNDLRGTEGGTALMGDHFLEKWKDSTVAQLYTLTQKTMPKANPGLLDDPSYASLIAFILSANGFPSGDAKLPDEAEPLSHFKLGIPPSATRVSLQFKPKALDSGKHSVEAEWLQHRGEYASTNYSPLDQINRDNVKSLKILWRWKSDNFGPGPEYYFKVTPLMVNGILYTTAGTSRSVVAIDAETGETLWVFHLDERERQPYVPRQNSGRGVAYWASPEGHDRILYISPAYQLVALDAKSGRPIQPFGKDGVVDLKKALGPHVDQNTPIGSTSPPIIVNDVVVLGSTFPVGLAPESKKQARGDIMGFDVRTGKKLWTFHSIPQKGEPGVETWENNSWEYTGNAGAWAPLSADPELGYVYLPMEAATGDFYGGHRPGDNLYSSSLVCLNAKTGALVWHYQIVHHDIWDYDLPAPPVLADLTVGGKPVKAVIQVTKQAFVFAFERTNGRPIWPIEEKPVPQSTVSGERTSPTQPFPSKPAPFDVQGYSEDILVDFTPEIKEQAKAIAAKYDKGPIYNPVALYHPPDQLGTLVIPDAVGGANWQGAVLDSETGVLYVSSSTVLRPMSLERGDERTDMDYMAYLGSSRIGPYGLPLVKPPYGRITAIDMNKGEHLWMVANADSPDWIKNNPALKGLNIPRTGTPDRVGLLVTKTLLFAGEGSGLYVSDGGGGNKFRALDKATGEIIAEIELPANQCGIPMTYSINGRQYIVVAVGAVGHPGELVALGL; translated from the coding sequence TTGAAATACCTCCACCTGTTTATCCTTATTGCATTCATTTCATCGTGTGCTTCTTCAGATGATGACAAGCCCCAGACTGGATTGCAGGATGCAAATGCAGGAATATTTTCTCAAATCCAGGTTCAGAACGGGCAGCAGTTATTTAATCTGCATTGTGTTGCGTGCCATGGCAATGATCTGCGAGGAACAGAAGGTGGCACGGCTCTGATGGGCGACCACTTCCTGGAGAAATGGAAGGACAGTACAGTGGCCCAATTGTATACGCTGACCCAAAAAACCATGCCCAAGGCTAATCCGGGCTTACTGGATGATCCATCCTATGCCTCATTAATCGCATTTATACTTAGTGCCAATGGATTTCCGTCGGGTGATGCCAAGCTGCCTGATGAAGCTGAACCCCTGAGTCACTTCAAACTTGGCATACCTCCGTCAGCGACCCGTGTCAGTCTTCAATTTAAACCGAAAGCCCTGGACAGTGGAAAGCATTCCGTGGAAGCGGAATGGCTCCAGCACCGGGGTGAATACGCGAGCACCAATTATTCGCCCCTGGATCAGATCAACCGGGACAATGTGAAAAGTCTAAAAATCCTCTGGCGCTGGAAGTCGGATAATTTTGGCCCGGGTCCGGAATACTATTTTAAAGTCACTCCATTGATGGTCAATGGAATTTTATACACCACCGCAGGTACCAGCCGCAGTGTGGTTGCCATTGATGCTGAAACCGGCGAAACCTTGTGGGTATTTCATTTGGATGAAAGGGAGCGACAGCCTTATGTGCCCCGGCAAAATTCCGGCCGTGGTGTCGCTTACTGGGCAAGTCCGGAAGGCCATGACCGGATTCTGTATATTTCTCCTGCCTATCAGTTGGTTGCACTCGATGCGAAATCAGGGCGACCCATCCAACCATTTGGTAAAGATGGTGTGGTAGATCTCAAGAAAGCGCTGGGGCCACACGTAGACCAGAACACGCCCATCGGATCAACATCTCCACCGATCATCGTCAATGATGTTGTGGTTCTCGGGTCGACCTTTCCGGTTGGATTGGCCCCTGAATCGAAAAAACAGGCTCGCGGTGATATTATGGGCTTTGATGTAAGGACAGGTAAAAAATTATGGACCTTTCATTCCATTCCCCAGAAGGGTGAGCCGGGTGTGGAAACCTGGGAAAACAATAGCTGGGAATATACCGGCAATGCCGGAGCCTGGGCACCCTTATCCGCCGACCCGGAACTGGGCTATGTCTATTTGCCCATGGAAGCGGCAACCGGCGATTTTTATGGAGGCCATCGTCCCGGAGATAACCTTTATTCCAGTTCTCTGGTCTGTCTGAATGCAAAAACAGGTGCATTGGTTTGGCATTATCAGATCGTGCATCATGATATCTGGGATTATGATCTGCCGGCACCACCGGTCCTGGCAGACCTCACCGTGGGAGGGAAGCCGGTCAAAGCGGTCATCCAGGTGACGAAGCAGGCTTTTGTTTTTGCATTTGAACGCACGAATGGCCGGCCCATCTGGCCTATTGAGGAAAAACCGGTTCCACAATCAACAGTCTCAGGGGAACGAACTTCTCCGACTCAACCATTTCCTTCCAAGCCTGCACCATTTGATGTCCAGGGTTATTCCGAGGATATCCTCGTTGATTTTACCCCGGAGATCAAAGAGCAAGCGAAAGCAATTGCGGCAAAATATGATAAGGGGCCAATATACAATCCGGTTGCACTCTACCATCCCCCGGATCAACTGGGAACTTTGGTCATTCCGGATGCAGTAGGCGGCGCCAACTGGCAGGGAGCCGTTCTGGACTCGGAAACAGGGGTTTTATATGTTTCTTCCAGTACGGTCCTGCGACCGATGAGTCTGGAACGTGGAGATGAAAGGACGGATATGGATTACATGGCATACCTGGGCAGTTCACGGATAGGCCCTTATGGTCTGCCATTGGTGAAGCCGCCCTACGGTCGTATCACAGCGATCGATATGAACAAAGGAGAGCATCTGTGGATGGTGGCCAATGCGGATTCGCCAGACTGGATTAAAAACAACCCGGCGCTGAAAGGATTGAATATTCCCCGTACAGGTACCCCGGACCGGGTTGGCTTGCTGGTAACCAAGACGCTCTTATTTGCCGGCGAGGGCTCGGGGCTTTATGTTTCTGATGGAGGAGGCGGGAACAAATTTCGCGCTCTGGATAAGGCTACCGGCGAGATTATCGCGGAGATTGAGTTACCAGCCAATCAATGCGGCATCCCGATGACCTACTCCATCAATGGCAGGCAATACATTGTGGTTGCAGTGGGTGCCGTGGGACATCCGGGTGAATTGGTGGCTTTAGGACTATAA